ccaccctGGCCAGTTTTCTCAGCAAGTACAGCAATGGCTATCTCGGTTTCCCTCGTCATCCCTATAACTTATCGACCGACAAACCAGAATCTGGTCACCTACATGTAGCCATCCCCTGCTTTCAAGGTTTTGTTATTGGGAGACTGTCTACACTAAATTGACGATATCGTGCCCTTCGACAATCCCACTCACTTCTGGATACCCTTTAGCTACCACGAACTCAAGTCGGCCCACAGCTAGCAACCACATAAATGCAAGTTGCAAAGCCAACATCTCCGACAGCCCCAGTTGTCAGATACCATGTCTCGACCGCGAACCTTGCGAGAAGCAATGTTGGAACCTTTCTGAAGGGATTTCTGGGGCTTACTATCTGTTTAGTAGGCCTCTCTCAGCGTAAGTAATTATTGGCTTTCTACATATCGTCACGCGTCTCCGTTTAGAAGTCGAGTTAACTAGGTATTCATAGTCCTCCCTGCTGAGCAACTATTTTTCAATGGGGCATGGGACGACAAGATCCACTTAAGACCGGAGCCCGAATTGCTGAAGGCCGTTATCGAGAAGCATAGGCCGGAAGTTGGCCCATACGTTGAGTTTTATCGTTACGTTCATCAGAATCCAGAGATATCCAGCAAGGAAGCCCAAACCGCCGAGCTGGTAGCGTCATATTTGAGGAAATTAGGCTACAAAGTCTTCTCGGGGATCGGTGGTCATGGTGTCGTTGGGGTAATGAAGAATGGGCCAGGAAAGGTTGTTCTCATGAGAGCCGAGCTCGACGCTCTCCCCATTCTCGAACAGACCAACGTATCCTACCGCAGCGAGCACCGAATGATCGATCGATACGGAAATGAACGTCCTGTCATGCATGCATGCGGCCACGATATGAACATGGCTGCTCTCCTGATGGCATCCTCGTTGCTTAAAAATGCCTTCCACTGGTGGAAAGGCACGTTATTGGTGGTTTTCCAACcggatgaagaagaaacaggAGGAGCGCAGGCcatggttgatgatggtctCTATGATATTGTTCCAGTTCCGGATCTTATGCTCGGTCAACATGTCGTGGCTGACAGCAAAGCCGGCACGATAGCCATACGTTCCGGGCCAGTGCTTGTGGCGGCCGATTCCCTCCAGGCAAGGGTCATCGGCGGGCCCTGTGGTGGAGCTAACCCCCAGAGATGCGTGGATCCAATCCCACTTTCAATGAAAATTGTGTTGGGGCTTCAAGATGCCATCACACAGGAGCTAGGGCAACACGAGGACGTAACGGTGGCATGTTGGGGCTTCCACGCCGGCGAGCCTGGCAACGATTATGTGGCCTACGCggacatcctcctcgataTAAAAACAGTCAAGCCGAATATACGCCTGCGTGTGTTAGATATTGTGAAACAACGCTTCCTTGACGAATGCCGTTCAGCAGGGGCACCGCGTGACCCCGAATTCAACCATACAGTTCGCGCACCGCTCACAACTAACAGCGACTCCATTGCCGAGCCCCTTGCCGAGGTTTTCGCGGGGTTTTTCTATCAGAGTTTCGTAGATATGCCATTTACACGCGCTTGTGAAGACTTCTCTATCCTCGGCGCTGCTCATAACATCCCCTACGCGTATTGGAATTTCGGGGGCACACACCCGGACGCAGAAGAACCGGTTCCTTCCAACCATTCACCCCTATTTGCACCAGAGGTCAATCTGACCTTGAGGACGGGATCAGACGCCATGGCGTTGGCAGCCCTAACCTTTCTGGCTTAACCTGGCATCTTTTGAGCAGACATGACTTGTCTGTATGGTGACGCTATGCGAGGGCAGAACATACCTTGAAGTCCATGACTGGACACGATAGGTAGTTCTTTTCATTAGGTACACAAGAACACTTTCTTAGGTAGCTTCACACTATGACAGTCCCAGCTTAAACATCGCTATATTCCAGCTTTAAATACTTATTAACCCAGCTTAAATGTGATTATATCCAAGCTTTCGAGACGTTTTATCCCAGGGCTATATCCAAGCTTTCAATAATTCTTATCCAAACTTAAATACGACTGTATCTAAGATTTTAGGATATAATATCCCAGCTTAAATATAGCGATATCCAAGCTTTAAATACTTCCATCTAAGCATTAGGGAATATTATCCAATCTTTACAGTTTAATTATCTGAgcttttgttcttttcaaGAAACACATGTCTGGGTTATGTTCTATCCGGAAatgaaaagaggaggaataACTCTCTAAAGAACCTCCATTATACGTCAACCCATCAAAAGACCAACCTCCTATCTGCATCCCTCCCacatccccattcccaaaTCTGAGATCAGGCATGCTAAGTCTATCGCATTTACCGGTCCCAATTTCATCGATGGTGGCGCATCGTCAGTATCAGGTCCTGGTTCCCAAGCCTTCCAACACGAGCCATCCTTCTTCCGATTCAATCTACCACGAAAGATGTCCACGTCTCGAAGAGCTTCACGCAGGACCCTCAAGAGTTGGTCTTTGCGGCCCCGAAGAGCAATCTTTATCTTACGATTCTCAGAAATGAGTGGAAGCCCAGAGGCTCTGTCAAAGTCCAAGTTTCGATGCCTTGCCAATCTGGTTATCTTTCCAGTGGTCACGCCTCACACCAGGGATAAGCATCCCATATATCAGCCTGGGTATTCCAGTCTTGGCACTCGAAGTCATTCTCTCCCATCCATGTTGGCTCGTCGTCAAGCTCCAAATCGTTCCCATCTCTGTATTCGACATCCGGTACCGCTGTTGGGCGGCCCTGTGTCCATACAAAGTTATCATCATTAACCCCAGCGTTCATACCCTGTTTGTTGAATATTAATGAGGCTTTCCAAGGGTTTCGCCTCGTGTTTTGTTGCCGGAAATGATCATAGAGCCTTCTTGTCCAAACGTCCATATATTCTACTCCGTCGTCATCATATGTAGTGACACTGCCTTGTCCATATATTCTCTCCATGATCTGAGCATACGCTTGCAGTAAGTTCTCATCTAAACCATCCTGAGCATACAAAGCGGCAGTGATGAATGCAATTGTACGGAGATTATACTGAGGCATCCTCTCACCCTTGTCCCAGTTTGAGAACAGCATAAATGCATGGCAGATCTTCCACCAAAAGGTTGAAAATTTGTCAAAATAATAATCGGTGGTAACTACGTTTTCTCTCCGTCCAGGAAGGATCGTCATTGGGTCGGTCCACTGGTCTATGGTACCACCCAGCGGTGTTCGAAACTGCGCGAGAGGGTCCTGAAACCGAGGCCAGCGCCAAACCAAGGCCGCATGAATTGCCAAAGCTCATAATTTATGGAGCGAATTATGATGAAAATAGGGGCCTGAAATTTCCGCTCAAGGATAAACAAATGATCACTCTCTGGATTGATAAGATGGTCACACAAGCCTTTTTCCTCGCTGAGCAAAAATAGCGTGTCATCGACGCTGTACAGAATAATGGATTGCACATCCTCCGTTACAGCTGGCTGGGAACTGAGCCGACATAGGTGAGTCAGTCTCATGGACAATGCCCCGGTGACTCCAGAAACTGATATGATCCCACAAATGGCTGGCAGACAGTCCAGAGGAGGATCGGACGTAATTCTACAAAAGAGGGAAGattccccatcccaaaaatCTCCATCTGACCACTCAGTTTCTTGAGCCGAGCGACAAAACCGCACCCAATCCTTAAGATAGAACCTCCCCCCAGATTGACATTGTCCAGGTTGGCTATCTGCCCGAACTGGATTACAGTAGGTCGCTACCATAATTTTTGTGTGAGACATCTTTGGAGACCTCATGGGGGAGCCCATGAAGGATAATGGTCCCAGTCTTGAATACTATACGCCGCCCAAATGAGACCAGGATCTTTGTCAACCACAAGACAGTGGGCAAACGCTCCAATCATGATATGTTGTAACGAAAGTGAGTAGTCCGCCCGTATCGAGTACTGGTGTTTGACATTGGCTTGCGCCAAGGCTAAAACTCCAAATACCTTGTCTCGCGCGTCTTGCCCCAAGCTCTTCTCAATGGCCAGCATGATTTCGAACAAGGTTCCACATCCTTCATTTCTTATATCTCTAACCAAGTGCCCTTTTGCTGCGTATCGAAACCACGATGCTGGAGTCGCTTCCCAACGCCACCCAATATCGGGTTTGTCCTCCCAGCCCCACTCGACATTGGGTGTATCGACTCCGTCTGTGTTGTCAATCCAATATTCTGTATCTCCCACTTTGATGACCACCCGTCGAGATACGAGAAGCTCCTGTACGACCCAAAGACGCCTGAAATAGTTTCTTTCGAGTAGATCGATCAATCCAATTTCACCCTTATCACCTGGCCTTTTCGGCTTCTGAGACAATACCCTCTTCTTCGGATAAGCACGGCCGCCCAAGTCCCCAAACATCTCCTTCCCCAGAAACACCATTACTCTATCCGCCTTTCTAAATATCTGGAATATTTTCTCAACCTGCTCTTCTCTCTCGCCGTACGGGTCCTGCTGATTGATGCAGAGAGGGCACCCACCCACAACACCCTCTGAGGGCCTCTTATGCCTGGCCGCAAGCACTCCAGCATATCCCAACAGTTCTGTGTCTAAAACAGTATATCCCAATACTCTCCAACAAAAACCGGCTTGCAAAGTGTGCTGTCCccgtcttcaccaccccagcTGTAGGAGCAGGTCTCGTACTCGGGTAGTCACCATCGTGGCAGATTTCGAGCACGACATGAACCGGATCATCTGGTTCAGCAAAGGGGAGACGAAGGAGGCGGAACTCATCCGGTCGAATGGAGCATTCGTATGGGGTTAATGGCTTCGCGTCAGCATCTTCGGTTTGGAGGTTTGAAGCCGCGGGCTTGTTGGTTGCGGTCGGAACGGCGCTGTATGGGCTCGTCGGTCGAGAGGTCGTGTCCACGACTCGATCGTCGGTGGGTGTTGCGAGCGGATGGCCGTCTGGATACGTGTACTTGACTATTGCAGGCCAGTGAAGTTTCAGATTATCCAACGGCTCATCGAGTGGTACTGAAAAAAGTGGACTGAACCCGGCGACGGCAGCTGCgagctcgtcgaggttgggcGACAAGCTACATGAGGTGCAGGGCGGGGTCTTTGTGGTTTGGTTGACCACTacaagggggggtgggggacCGCTTAGAAGAGTGTTGATGCTGGTTCATTAGAGAAAAGAGCCGTGTGAAATGTCAGTATAGTTAACAAAGGCACTCATCCCTTCAGCTACATTTTATCCCTCACCTACAGCTGAGCCTGATCGAGTAAACGTTGTTCCGCGTAGCACCAATCAAGAAGCCTTGGAACTGAGTCATAATCTGTCATTACACGAGGCTCGACTGACTTTCCGCAAGACATGGCGTGTGAGCTTGGCAGATATATTCCTTTGGATAGTGCTTTGAAGACGAGATCATCAGTTCAGTTGCACCGAGATTACAGAACTATCTGGCTTCATTCTAACCCTGCGCAATCTGTTCTCATCGGCATGGGGGAAGTATGTCCTGTCCCCACTGACCATACCGAACCACATCTTTTGGCACATCCTTTTCTCGATATGCTTTGCAAGAAAGCTCCACCTTCCAGAAGTAATTGCGGCAAACGTGTGGATTTCGAATCCAGACCAGCGCAAaggacaccaccacagcccagCCTCTTCCTTGAACTCGGTAAACGACAGCTGATACCCGAGGCACCTTATGGTGAATCAAAACCTTCATGAGTTGATATCAATTTTGGTCCCAGGCCCCTATTCTAGTTTGCGTTGCATTTAACGCTGTTGAGTGCTCTTGGTCTTCCAGCAAGCTACACTGTAGCTCATTTTCGTCTGCTGAGGACCAACCAAGAGCGTAAAACATGACCTCAAATTCCACTGTCCTGTTCTTACCATACGCTGGGACATCAGTCTTGACTGTAAACCGCATCGAACCCGAGTCCCATGGCCCATCACCAGTCACAAAGAACGCCCGGTCCTCGTCATCGCATCGGCTCCACGGCCAGGCATCATAGATATCCATTTCCAAGGGGTAGCCAACCTGAAGAGCATGTCTTCGACACTGAGCTATCAGATGCCTTATGTCTGTCAGCGGCTCAGGAATTACTGGGGCCTCAACATCGGCCAGTTCGGTGAGCAAATACCGTGTTCTTGGCACCTTCGGCCAGTATATAGTCTTGTACTCGACAAACTCCCATGGGTTCTCCCTCACAGACCTATCCGAGCCACACTTTCGTAACCGGATCCCAATCGGCCGTTTGACATCTGAGCAGTTGAGCGGCAGAACATAAGAGTATGC
The sequence above is a segment of the Podospora pseudoanserina strain CBS 124.78 chromosome 5, whole genome shotgun sequence genome. Coding sequences within it:
- a CDS encoding hypothetical protein (COG:S; EggNog:ENOG503P04U), with translation MHPGARVYCGVLAESPLYFAGSKTLIKLPRDDDRRVFSMMNSGIKIQCQVLSDPIPGKRAYSYVLPLNCSDVKRPIGIRLRKCGSDRSVRENPWEFVEYKTIYWPKVPRTRHALQVGYPLEMDIYDAWPWSRCDDEDRAFFVTGDGPWDSGSMRFTVKTDVPAYGKNRTVEFEVMFYALGWSSADENELQCSLLEDQEHSTALNATQTRIGAWDQN
- a CDS encoding hypothetical protein (COG:E; MEROPS:MER0002007; EggNog:ENOG503NU1N), producing MQVAKPTSPTAPVVRYHVSTANLARSNVGTFLKGFLGLTICLVGLSQLLPAEQLFFNGAWDDKIHLRPEPELLKAVIEKHRPEVGPYVEFYRYVHQNPEISSKEAQTAELVASYLRKLGYKVFSGIGGHGVVGVMKNGPGKVVLMRAELDALPILEQTNVSYRSEHRMIDRYGNERPVMHACGHDMNMAALLMASSLLKNAFHWWKGTLLVVFQPDEEETGGAQAMVDDGLYDIVPVPDLMLGQHVVADSKAGTIAIRSGPVLVAADSLQARVIGGPCGGANPQRCVDPIPLSMKIVLGLQDAITQELGQHEDVTVACWGFHAGEPGNDYVAYADILLDIKTVKPNIRLRVLDIVKQRFLDECRSAGAPRDPEFNHTVRAPLTTNSDSIAEPLAEVFAGFFYQSFVDMPFTRACEDFSILGAAHNIPYAYWNFGGTHPDAEEPVPSNHSPLFAPEVNLTLRTGSDAMALAALTFLA